AACTGCTAAGGCTAACAAGCGATAAATTTTCATAAGATGTTTTTTAGTATGTAGAAGAAATAAACTTTGCTGTTGCCAGGTAATCGGGGAAGAGAAAAATTTCCCTTGCCCCGTTGCTCAAGTCCCTACTGGAGGTGTTGATGTTTTTTATTAAGCCAGCCTGAAATGACAGCTTGCCGTGCATCTAAATTACAGTTTTGTAATTTAGGTAGGGAATAAAAGTGTGCTAGAAGGTTAGGATGTCTATGAATATTTTGTTTGTTGAAGATGAGTCAAAAATTGCCAATTTTGTCCAAGCCGGGTTGAAAGAACAGGGATTTGTCGTTGATTACTGCGATAATGGTGATGAAGGATACATTCGAGCAATGGAGAATCAGTACGATGCTGTCGTACTTGATATTATGGTACCGGGTAAGGATGGGCTTTCTATCCTTAAACATTTGCGTCGGGCAGGGCGGAATGTGCCAGTGATTTTACTGACGGCTCGTAATGAATTAGATGACCGACTTGAAGGGTTCAACCTTGGGGCAGATGACTATATTGCCAAACCGTTTTTTGTTGAAGAGTTGGTTGCCCGCATTCATGCTGTTATCCGTCGAAGTACTGGCGATCGCCAAAACCTACTTTGCGTTGGTTCAATCAAATTGGATCGTATTACGCGAGAAGTCACTTGCAATCAACAGGTTGTGGAACTGACGACTCGCGAGTTCAATCTCTTAGAATACTTGATGCGTTCTCCCGGACGAGTTCTTACCCGCACGCAAATCCTAGAACACGTTTGGGGGTACGATTTTAACCCAAATACTAATGTAGTTGATGTGTGTATTCAAAGAATTCGTAAAAAAATAGACACGATTGGAGGATCGGATGGGATTGAAAGTGTGCGGGGAGTTGGGTATCGTTTTTGTAAGCCAGAGTCTTGATAGTGCAACTTCGTTCGTTTCGTCTCCGAATCGCTCTGTTATCTGCCGCACTTGCTGGTAGTGCCCTGATTGGATTTGGGGTAACTGCTTGGTGGCAAATTTCTGATGCCAAACTCAGTCGCCTTGATGCACAGTTGGAAAATCGTCTATTTCTAGTAGCTAGCCCACGATTTTACAATCGCTGGCAGTCCTATGAAACTTTAATAGAACGGGAATTGAAGACCGATACAGAAACACCCGTTGCACTTTTGGTGATGGACAGAAATGGTACTATTCTATACCAATCTAATTCCTGGTCAGTTGAGTTGAAAGCTAATAGCTTGTGGTCTCCACGTCCACATTTTTTTCGCATACCTACACCTCCCGATAGGCAAAGTCCTCTATCTTCATCAAGCGAACAACAGCCTCGAAAAAAATTGCGTTCGCGTTATCGTCGTTCTTTAGGTGAACCGCCTCCCCCTCCGCGATTTGTTACCCAACAAACTACAGAGGGAACCTGGCGTGTTGGTGCAGTGACTTTTCCTCAAGCCTTAGTTGCGATCGCAGTCAGCTTAAACGCTGTTGATCGAGAAATGGTTGCGATTCGCAATATCTTCCTCGTGTCGATACCTGGTGCGCTTCTTTTAGTCGCCGGAGGTGCGTGGGGAATTTCTGGCAGTGCTTTACGTCCAATTCGGAGATTAAACAAGGCAATTGAGCAAATAACTGTCAAAGGGCTAGATCAAAGGGTTCCTCTTGGTACAAGTGATGTTGAATTTGTCAAGTTAATTCAAGTGTTTAACCAGATGTTGGAACGTCTCGAACGCAGTTTCAAACAAGCGTCTCGTTTTAGTGCTGATGCTGCCCACGAACTGAAAACTCCACTTGCCATTCTACAAGGAGAATTAGAACAAACTTTGCAACAAGCGGAACCTGGTTCTCAAATACAACAAAATCTGAGTCATTTGCTAGATGAGGTGCAGCGTTTTAGTGGGATTGTGCGTAAACTGCTACTGCTATCTCTAGCCGATACTGGGCAAATGAGTTTGCATCAAGTAGAGGTAGATATATCTCAACTCTTAATCGAGATGACGGAAGATATAGAACTGCTTGCACCTCACTTAAATGTTCAAACGGAAATGACTTCTGAATTGCGTACTTGGGGCGATCGCGATCTACTCACTCAAATTTTACAAAACCTCCTCAGTAACGCGATTAAATACAATCTTCCAGAAGGTTGGATAAAAATTTACGGTTACCAGCAAGTAGGAACTGTGTTTGTCACTATTAGGAATTCCTCTCAAAATATTCCACCAAGCGATCGCGAACGAATTTTTGACCGTTTCTATCGCGGCGATCCTGCCAGAACGCGTAAAGTTGATGGTGTGGGATTGGGGCTGAGTCTAGCAAGGGAAATTGCGAGATATCATGGTGGCGACTTAACTCTTGACCCAACACCAGTCCGTCAGACTGCTTTTACTTTGCGTTTGCCAAAAAGATAAGCTTTGCTAATAGTTCTTCCATAACATAAGTTGACATTGAAGAAAGGTTTGATAAAATTTAGACAACCTTTGCAAATGAATGAGTATTTTTAACACTCCCATCTTCTGCGAGCTTAAGCTTTATTCTACGGGCATAATTTAAATACTCCCTTAAAAGCCAGAATTTGCGAGTCTTACTACATTAATTGTAAAATAGTAACAAAAGGAGGATGTACTACAATACAAAATTTTTTTAAGCAAATCTTAATTTTTTAAGAAAATATTTTGAATAAGTTGTTTAAAAGATTAAATTAAAAATAAGTGAAATGAAAATTATGACCTAGTAAAAAAACAAAATATAATCAAATTATTTACCAATGTTGAATCAAGTCCTGGCATTGAATACAGACAGATGTATTAGAGCGAACTTTTCAGTTGGCAAAAGCTTTAAGATGTAGCTTTTTGTTTTTGGAGTCTTTCTACAAAAAACTGTTGAGTGTAGTCTGTCACTTAGCGAAGAAAGGCAAAGTCAGCAGGAATTATTGTAAGCTCTTAATACAAAAACAAGTATAGGTGTGCTCTGCGATACGGTAAGGCAACCCCTCAAGTTGATTTAAGTCGAAAAATAAAATAAACGCGTAGCAACTCTATTAGCTCTTGTGCGACTCTCACGTGGAAACAGCACAAACATCTATCTTCTGACGTGCAGAATAGCTGATTTCTTAAAATAAAATTAAAGCAAGAGCGATCGTCAACAAGATTGGGTGACTGGGTAAGGTGCTTTCTACCAAAGCGGCTATCTATATAAAGCATAAAGGAAACCAAGGCAAACAAGAAAAAAGATGTAAAATATAGAAGAAGGATAAAATACTTTAAGTTTCATTCCTACTTAATTACTTTTACCTTTCACTCAAAATGAACATTTCTGATAAATTTATCAAATTTCTAATTAAGAGGTATAAATGAATATATCGGCTTTTAACAAAGAAAAAAATCAATACCGATTACTCAAAGAAAAAGACAAATCAAATTGGCAGAGTGATAATAAAGAAAATAACACAAATTTTTCCGACATGACATTTAATAAATACATTTTTGGTAATTCCGATCGAGGTCGAGTCGCTATTTTTATAGATGGAGCTAACTTATTTCATGCAGGTTTACAACTCAACATTGAAATTGATTATGCAAAATTACTTTGTTGTTTGACAGAGAATGCAAGGCTTTTGCGTGCTTTTTTTTATACGGGTGTCGATCGCAATAATGAGAAACAACAGGGTTTTTTGCTGTGGATGCGGCGAAATGGCTACCGTGTAGTCACTAAAGATCTTGTTTTACTTCCCGATGGTTCCAAAAAAGCCAATTTGGATGTAGAAATTGCTGTGGACATGATAAATTTAGCTCCTTATTATGATACTGCAGTATTGGTAAGTGGTGATGGAGACTTAGCATACGCTGTTAATGCTCTCACTTACCAGGGCGTTCGAGTTGAAGTTGTTAGCATCAGGGCCATGACAAGCGATAGTTTAATTGATGTTGCTGACTACTTTGTTGACATAGATTATCTCAAACAGTACATACAGAAAGACTCAAATTCGTGCTATAGCTATCGCCCATTGTCGAATTCTAATTTTTGATTTCTCATTTGCATTACTGTATCAGCGCTCTAGAGCACCAATACATTAATCTTAAAAACCCGGTTTCTTGAAGTTTAGCCAACGAGATATTAAGGTTTGGCTGGAGAGAGAAACCGGGTTTTCATATGTCATGATCAGTCATTAGTTATACTGCTGAAATCTTTATATTTAGCACACAATACCTTTACTGGAAGCGGACTTCTCAAGTCAGCTAATCATGGGAAAATCCCTTTTCTCCAACTCCCTAGTCCCCCCGCCCTATTTTCAAGCTAGACACCCACGGGCAATTGCTCACAACGCGGTAATGAAAATTTTCTTATCCCTACTCCCTACTCCCCACTCCCTACTCCCTATTTTCAAGACAGGTAGTTTGTATCTACTTAACTTACGATATATGAATTTTTTTGAGAAATTTTTAAAAATTTGGACAATAACATAAGTAGGATTGTTACGATTAACAATAATATCCCTTAAATAAAGGAAAATACAAAAATAGGGTAGTTATGATTAATCAGTAAAATTCCGGAAAGCAAGGAAAAGACTGAAAAATAAGTGTAACTACGGTTTTAAATGTTTCAATCGATATATTAATATTTATATACATACTAAGTAAATAATTAGCATTTAATTTAGACGTATAGCCTTCCTAACTTCCAGCAACGAATCCATGTCTCCAATAACAGAGTTAATGTCTTTATTTCTGAATCTTAGATAACGAAAGGAGTGCCTACAGTGAACAAGATGCAACTTGCGTTGGTTATTAGTTACCTTTTAATGACCGCCTATTTTTTTATCAATTGGCTAAGATTTAGTATTCGCCATCCCCATTCTTCTCCAGAAGATAAATTCTTATCTTTCATTATGTTTATCATTACAACTGCTCTCTGGCCTTTTGTGATTCCTCTGTCTTGCCTTGAAATGGTAAAGACCAGAAAAGTAGAGTTTAGTACGGTCATTCCCATTCTTGTTATGGTTTCTGCGTTTAGTCTTGCATTCTACATGAGCTAAGTCGTATATATGTATAAATTCTAACACGTGTAATCGGTATTTTGCACGCACAACTACATGGGAATAATTTTATAGACTGCAAGAAAAATTAACTTTAAACAAAGTTCCTATTTTTTGACTCGGCTTATCGGATGTGTTCATGCAAAGATTATCCTCTTACGCTAAACGTGCCAAAGCAATGTCCCGAATTAAAGGAACTCTAGAACTTAAGTAAGCGTTTATCGTGTTGAGTTCTTCTCCAGTCAAAAGTTTTTGGTTTTGGAGTTGCCTAAGTAACTGCTGGATGAGTTCCGTATCGCTAAAGTTCAAAAGAATACTGGTTTGAGTTTCCTCAATTACAGACCATAGCTGACGTAGTGTAGAAGAGCTCATAAGACTAATCCTATTACAACTGAATGTGTTTTAACCATCAGCATAAGGGTGCTGCTGGATACATAAAAATAATACTAACCTGAGATTTTTAAGAAAATCTTAAGATTCACAAAGCTTTATAGGTTGTTACTTATTGAAGAGAAAGCTTAATATCTGTTCAAATTATGGACTGGGAACCAGTGACCAGTGACCAGTGTCCAATCCCCCACTCCCTACTCCCCACTCCCTACTCCCTAACTAAGCGGTGCCTGTACAAGCCCTGCACCAATATCCAAAGGATCGACACCAGTTGCTATTCGAGCTTTTGTTGCTTGACCAATTAATCGAGCACTTAACTCAGTTAAACTGACAGTCCTGGTCTCAGTCAAGATTTTTTCTGCCCAAAGTGCTGCAACTCCAGCAACATGAGGAGTTGCCATGCTCGTTCCGCTCATGTCAATATAACCACCACCTACTGCGGCAGAATAAATGTCAACACCAGGAGCAGAAATATTCACACCCGTATTGGAAAAATCGGCTACTGTTAAAGCATTGTGTGGAGCGCCAGCAGTGCGGAGTGCTCCTACAGAAATGATTCCATCTGCAGCAGCAGGTGGAGTGACAGCCAATTCATAGTCAGGCTTAATGTCTCGCTTACTTTCGTTACCTGCTGCTGCAATAACCACCGCACCTTGTTGAAACACTGTACCTCTCGCACGAGTTAATTCTGCTAAACTTTCAAATAAACGAATATTTGCTCGATAAGCCTCCAACGCTTTCGATGTTGCTAAGTCCATAGGATACTCTTTTTCACTAACCAATTTGTCTACATATCCTGGAAAATCCAAGCCAAGCGATAAGGAAATGACATGGGCGCTTTCGTTAATAGCCCATAACAATGCTTGATATATTCCTGCAGTTGTACCGCCGCCCACACCATTTAAGACTTTACCAATTAATGCACATTGAATATCAGGTGCTATGCTATAACGCAAGCCGTTGATTGGCTGACCGAATAGAGTTCCAGCACAGTGCGTACCATGACCGTAATTGTCACCATTGCCTTCACCAGTAAAATCGCGCTGTACGAGTTGAACTCCTCGGAAAGCTTCATGTTCGGCATCAATTCCACTATCGAGAACTGCAACTGTTACGCCTTTGCCAGTAAAAGGGCTTTCTGCTGCTCTAGTGACGCTCACCCCCCAAGTCACACCAGTTTCAGGAGAAGCTTCCCTTTGTTGGCAAGCAACTGGTTTGACAAGTGCAATTGGCATAGGTGGTGCAATACTCACAACCTCAGGATCTCGTCGCACTTCAAAGATATCTCGCTTGTCGAGTGATTCCACATCAAGGCGAAGGCTAATTCCTTCCGATGCTCGCATCGATTGTAGAGAACGTGATCGCCCTGAAAACAGATCGCTTAAATCTACACGACTGGTGTTACGGAGAATAATAAGTTGCTCTTGTTCCATGATAACGACCTTGACATAATTGTGTTTGGCTCAAGATTACACCAATAGAGGTAAAATATGTACCCAACCCGCATCTATCAAAATTATTAACGCCCATGCTCTGCGACTACCTGCAACTCATTCTGACTGCCCGCGTGTACGATGTTGCCCAAGAAACTCCACTGGAGTCTGCTCCGAATCTATCCGCAAGATTAAACAACAAAGTTTTACTTAAGCGGGAAGATCTGCAGTCAGTATTTTCCTTTAAGTTGCGAGGGGCTTACAATAAGATGGCCAATCTGCCACCAGATATGTTAGCACAAGGTGTCATTGCTGCATCTGCAGGAAATCATGCCCAAGGTGTCGCCCTTGGTGCGCGGAGGCTGGGTACACGGGCTACGATCGTTATGCCAGTCACCACACCCCAGGTGAAAGTAGAT
This genomic interval from Scytonema hofmannii PCC 7110 contains the following:
- a CDS encoding response regulator transcription factor; amino-acid sequence: MNILFVEDESKIANFVQAGLKEQGFVVDYCDNGDEGYIRAMENQYDAVVLDIMVPGKDGLSILKHLRRAGRNVPVILLTARNELDDRLEGFNLGADDYIAKPFFVEELVARIHAVIRRSTGDRQNLLCVGSIKLDRITREVTCNQQVVELTTREFNLLEYLMRSPGRVLTRTQILEHVWGYDFNPNTNVVDVCIQRIRKKIDTIGGSDGIESVRGVGYRFCKPES
- a CDS encoding NYN domain-containing protein, which encodes MNISAFNKEKNQYRLLKEKDKSNWQSDNKENNTNFSDMTFNKYIFGNSDRGRVAIFIDGANLFHAGLQLNIEIDYAKLLCCLTENARLLRAFFYTGVDRNNEKQQGFLLWMRRNGYRVVTKDLVLLPDGSKKANLDVEIAVDMINLAPYYDTAVLVSGDGDLAYAVNALTYQGVRVEVVSIRAMTSDSLIDVADYFVDIDYLKQYIQKDSNSCYSYRPLSNSNF
- a CDS encoding ATP-binding protein: MQLRSFRLRIALLSAALAGSALIGFGVTAWWQISDAKLSRLDAQLENRLFLVASPRFYNRWQSYETLIERELKTDTETPVALLVMDRNGTILYQSNSWSVELKANSLWSPRPHFFRIPTPPDRQSPLSSSSEQQPRKKLRSRYRRSLGEPPPPPRFVTQQTTEGTWRVGAVTFPQALVAIAVSLNAVDREMVAIRNIFLVSIPGALLLVAGGAWGISGSALRPIRRLNKAIEQITVKGLDQRVPLGTSDVEFVKLIQVFNQMLERLERSFKQASRFSADAAHELKTPLAILQGELEQTLQQAEPGSQIQQNLSHLLDEVQRFSGIVRKLLLLSLADTGQMSLHQVEVDISQLLIEMTEDIELLAPHLNVQTEMTSELRTWGDRDLLTQILQNLLSNAIKYNLPEGWIKIYGYQQVGTVFVTIRNSSQNIPPSDRERIFDRFYRGDPARTRKVDGVGLGLSLAREIARYHGGDLTLDPTPVRQTAFTLRLPKR
- a CDS encoding S8 family peptidase, encoding MEQEQLIILRNTSRVDLSDLFSGRSRSLQSMRASEGISLRLDVESLDKRDIFEVRRDPEVVSIAPPMPIALVKPVACQQREASPETGVTWGVSVTRAAESPFTGKGVTVAVLDSGIDAEHEAFRGVQLVQRDFTGEGNGDNYGHGTHCAGTLFGQPINGLRYSIAPDIQCALIGKVLNGVGGGTTAGIYQALLWAINESAHVISLSLGLDFPGYVDKLVSEKEYPMDLATSKALEAYRANIRLFESLAELTRARGTVFQQGAVVIAAAGNESKRDIKPDYELAVTPPAAADGIISVGALRTAGAPHNALTVADFSNTGVNISAPGVDIYSAAVGGGYIDMSGTSMATPHVAGVAALWAEKILTETRTVSLTELSARLIGQATKARIATGVDPLDIGAGLVQAPLS